In Microbispora sp. ZYX-F-249, a single genomic region encodes these proteins:
- the ruvC gene encoding crossover junction endodeoxyribonuclease RuvC, with protein sequence MRVMGVDPGLTRCGLGAVEGRPGAPLSLLSVGVVRTPPDDDIGSRLVVIEAEIERWLDEIRPDAVAVERVFAQHNVRTVMGTAQASAVAIVCAARRGLPVALHTPSEVKAAITGNGNADKKQVGTMVTRLLRLDAMPKPADAADALALAICHVWRGGVQHRLADALAKARHGGAGAAGTTGPGGSGRTGTPGGVAAGRTDRGGSTR encoded by the coding sequence ATGCGGGTGATGGGCGTGGACCCGGGGCTGACGCGGTGCGGTCTCGGCGCCGTGGAGGGCCGTCCGGGCGCGCCGCTGAGCCTGCTGTCGGTGGGGGTGGTCCGCACCCCGCCCGACGACGACATCGGGTCCCGGCTGGTCGTCATCGAGGCGGAGATCGAGCGCTGGCTCGACGAGATCAGACCGGACGCGGTCGCCGTCGAGCGGGTCTTCGCCCAGCACAACGTCCGCACGGTCATGGGGACGGCCCAGGCGTCGGCCGTCGCGATCGTCTGCGCGGCCCGGCGAGGGCTGCCGGTCGCGCTGCACACGCCGAGCGAGGTCAAGGCCGCCATCACGGGTAACGGCAACGCCGACAAGAAGCAGGTCGGCACGATGGTCACCCGGCTGCTGCGGCTCGACGCCATGCCCAAGCCGGCGGACGCCGCCGACGCGCTCGCCCTGGCCATCTGCCACGTCTGGCGCGGCGGCGTGCAGCACCGCCTGGCCGACGCCCTGGCCAAAGCCCGTCACGGCGGTGCGGGCGCCGCCGGCACTACTGGCCCTGGGGGCTCTGGTAGGACTGGGACGCCCGGCGGAGTCGCGGCCGGGCGTACGGACCGGGGAGGGAGCACGCGGTGA
- a CDS encoding YebC/PmpR family DNA-binding transcriptional regulator, whose protein sequence is MSGHSKWATTKHKKAALDSKRGKLFAKLIKNIEVAARTGGPDPDGNPTLFDAITKARKNSVPIDNIERARKRGGGLEAGGADWQTIMYEGYAPGGVAVLIECLTDNRNRAASEVRVALTRNGGSLADPGSVSYMFNRKGVVIVPKGSLTEDDVLMAVLDAGAEEVNDLGDNFEVVCEASDLIPVRKALQDAGIDYESAEMSFVPTLNVPLDEDGARKVFKLIDALEDSDDVQNVWANFDVSDEVMEKVEA, encoded by the coding sequence ATGTCCGGCCACTCCAAATGGGCGACGACGAAGCACAAGAAGGCGGCGCTGGACTCCAAGCGCGGCAAGCTTTTCGCCAAGCTCATCAAGAACATCGAGGTCGCGGCCAGGACCGGCGGGCCCGACCCGGACGGCAACCCCACGCTGTTCGACGCCATCACCAAGGCCAGGAAGAACTCGGTCCCGATCGACAACATCGAGCGGGCCCGCAAGCGCGGCGGCGGCCTCGAGGCCGGCGGCGCCGACTGGCAGACGATCATGTACGAGGGCTACGCCCCGGGCGGCGTCGCGGTCCTCATCGAGTGCCTCACCGACAACCGCAACCGCGCGGCGTCCGAGGTGCGCGTGGCGCTGACCCGCAACGGCGGCTCGCTCGCCGACCCCGGCTCGGTGTCGTACATGTTCAACCGCAAGGGCGTCGTGATCGTCCCCAAGGGGTCGCTGACCGAGGACGACGTGCTCATGGCCGTCCTCGACGCGGGTGCCGAGGAGGTCAACGACCTCGGCGACAACTTCGAGGTGGTCTGCGAGGCCTCCGACCTCATCCCGGTGCGCAAGGCGCTGCAGGACGCGGGGATCGACTACGAGTCGGCCGAGATGAGCTTCGTCCCCACGCTCAACGTCCCCCTCGACGAGGACGGCGCCCGCAAGGTCTTCAAGCTCATCGACGCGCTCGAGGACAGCGACGACGTGCAGAACGTCTGGGCGAACTTCGACGTGAGCGACGAGGTCATGGAGAAGGTCGAGGCCTGA
- a CDS encoding adenine phosphoribosyltransferase translates to MTDWTALIRDVPDYPKPGILFKDITPLLADHGAFTQVVGELGDGLEFDKVVGIEARGFILAAPVAYRSGAGFVPVRKKGKLPADTYEASYDLEYGSATIEVHADAFDPGDRVLIVDDVLATGGTARAAVELVRRTGAEVVAVSFLMELSFLSGRDRLPGLDVRTLLTV, encoded by the coding sequence GTGACTGACTGGACGGCTCTCATCAGGGATGTCCCCGACTACCCCAAGCCGGGCATCCTCTTCAAGGACATCACCCCGCTCCTGGCGGACCACGGCGCCTTCACCCAGGTCGTGGGCGAACTCGGGGACGGCCTGGAGTTCGACAAGGTGGTCGGCATCGAGGCCCGGGGCTTCATCCTGGCCGCGCCGGTGGCCTACCGCAGCGGCGCGGGGTTCGTCCCAGTGCGCAAAAAGGGCAAATTGCCCGCCGACACGTACGAGGCGTCCTATGATCTCGAGTACGGCTCCGCGACGATCGAGGTGCACGCCGACGCCTTCGACCCCGGCGACCGTGTCCTGATCGTGGACGACGTCCTCGCCACGGGCGGCACGGCCCGGGCGGCCGTGGAGCTGGTCAGGAGGACGGGCGCGGAGGTCGTGGCCGTCTCCTTCCTGATGGAGCTGTCCTTCCTCTCCGGCCGTGACCGGCTGCCGGGCCTGGACGTCCGTACCCTGCTCACCGTCTGA
- the ruvB gene encoding Holliday junction branch migration DNA helicase RuvB, whose protein sequence is MSFERDLVSPEPEGDERAIEAALRPRRLEEFIGQGRVREQLSLVLESALRRNRPPDHVLMSGGPGLGKTTLAMIIASELGAPLRMTSGPALERAGDLAAILSTLTEGEVLFIDEIHRMARPAGEMLYLAMEDFRVDIVVGKGPGATSIPLDIAPFTLVGATTRAGLLPAPLRDRFGFTAHMDFYEVAELEQVLRRSARLLSVDLPDEGAHEIARRSRGTPRIANRLLRRVRDFAEVRAEGVITRDVAAAALNLYEVDAEGLDRLDRAVLDALLRKFGGGPVGLSTLAVAVGEEPETVEVVAEPFLVRQGLLARTPRGRVATAAAWAHLGLTPPPDAVGAVAAPTLFDDK, encoded by the coding sequence GTGAGCTTCGAGCGGGATCTCGTGTCGCCCGAACCGGAGGGCGACGAGCGGGCGATCGAGGCCGCGCTGCGTCCCCGGCGTCTGGAGGAGTTCATCGGGCAGGGCCGGGTGCGCGAGCAGCTCTCGCTGGTGCTGGAGAGCGCCCTGCGCCGCAACCGCCCGCCCGACCACGTCCTGATGAGCGGGGGGCCCGGGCTCGGCAAGACGACGCTCGCCATGATCATCGCCTCCGAGCTGGGCGCGCCGCTGCGGATGACCTCGGGTCCGGCGCTGGAGCGCGCGGGCGACCTCGCCGCGATCCTGTCCACGCTGACCGAGGGCGAGGTCCTGTTCATCGACGAGATCCACCGCATGGCCCGCCCGGCGGGGGAGATGCTCTACCTGGCCATGGAGGACTTCCGGGTCGACATCGTGGTCGGCAAGGGCCCCGGCGCCACCTCGATCCCTCTCGACATCGCCCCGTTCACGCTGGTCGGGGCCACCACGCGGGCGGGGCTGCTGCCCGCGCCGCTGCGCGACAGGTTCGGCTTCACCGCGCACATGGACTTCTACGAGGTGGCCGAGCTCGAGCAGGTGCTGCGGCGCTCGGCGCGCCTGCTGTCGGTGGATCTGCCGGACGAGGGCGCCCACGAGATCGCCCGCCGGTCACGCGGCACGCCCCGGATCGCCAACCGCCTGCTGCGGCGGGTGCGCGACTTCGCCGAGGTGCGCGCCGAAGGCGTGATCACCAGGGACGTCGCGGCGGCGGCGCTCAACCTGTACGAGGTCGACGCCGAGGGGCTGGACCGGCTCGACCGGGCCGTGCTCGACGCGTTGCTGCGCAAGTTCGGCGGCGGCCCGGTGGGCCTGTCGACGCTCGCGGTGGCCGTGGGGGAGGAGCCGGAGACCGTCGAGGTCGTGGCGGAGCCCTTCCTGGTGCGGCAGGGACTGCTGGCCCGCACTCCGCGGGGTCGCGTCGCCACCGCCGCGGCCTGGGCACACCTCGGCCTGACTCCGCCCCCCGACGCCGTGGGCGCGGTCGCCGCGCCCACGCTCTTCGACGACAAGTGA
- the pdxT gene encoding pyridoxal 5'-phosphate synthase glutaminase subunit PdxT has protein sequence MRSAPKIGVLALQGDVREHIRALEESGATAVPVRRQEELAAVDALVVPGGESTTIWKLATAFELLEPLRSRIKEGMPAYGSCAGMIMLADRIRGGIEGQETLGGIDMVVRRNAFGRQVDSFEADLDFAGRGEIRAVFIRAPWVESVGPDVEVLGRTEAGDRIVAVRQGPLLATSFHPELTGDARVHSYFVEMVREL, from the coding sequence GTGAGGTCCGCACCCAAGATCGGCGTGCTCGCCCTGCAGGGCGACGTGCGCGAGCACATCCGCGCGCTGGAGGAGTCGGGCGCGACCGCCGTGCCGGTGCGCAGGCAGGAGGAGCTCGCCGCGGTGGACGCGCTGGTCGTCCCGGGCGGGGAGTCGACCACGATCTGGAAGCTCGCCACCGCCTTCGAGCTGCTCGAACCCCTGCGGTCGCGGATCAAGGAGGGCATGCCCGCCTACGGCTCGTGCGCCGGCATGATCATGCTGGCCGACCGCATCCGGGGCGGCATCGAGGGCCAGGAGACGCTGGGCGGCATCGACATGGTGGTCCGCCGCAACGCCTTCGGCCGCCAGGTCGACTCGTTCGAGGCCGATCTCGACTTCGCCGGGCGCGGGGAGATCAGGGCCGTCTTCATCCGCGCGCCCTGGGTCGAGTCCGTGGGGCCCGACGTGGAGGTGCTGGGCCGCACCGAAGCTGGGGATAGGATCGTCGCGGTCCGACAGGGACCGTTGCTCGCGACGTCCTTCCATCCGGAGCTGACCGGCGACGCGCGGGTGCACTCGTATTTTGTCGAAATGGTGAGGGAGCTCTAG
- the ruvA gene encoding Holliday junction branch migration protein RuvA, with product MIASVAGQVAAIGADSAVVEVGGVGMLVHCTPGTLAGLRVGEPARLSTSLVVREDSLTLYGFASDDERTVFELLQTASGVGPRLALAMLAVHAPNALRVAVASADIKALTMVPGIGQKGAQRIVLELKDKLGAPAGAVDAALNGSAAAPAWRDQVHSGLVGLGYSSRDADDAVAAVTAEAEAEVAAGRAPQVAVLLKSALRALSVR from the coding sequence GTGATCGCATCCGTTGCGGGCCAGGTGGCGGCGATCGGGGCCGACAGCGCCGTGGTCGAGGTGGGCGGCGTCGGGATGCTCGTGCACTGCACTCCGGGGACCCTGGCCGGGCTGCGCGTCGGCGAGCCCGCCCGGTTGTCCACCTCGCTCGTCGTCCGCGAGGACTCGCTCACGTTGTACGGCTTCGCCTCCGACGACGAGCGCACGGTCTTCGAACTGCTCCAGACGGCCAGTGGGGTCGGGCCGCGCCTGGCCCTGGCCATGCTCGCGGTCCACGCGCCCAACGCCCTGCGCGTCGCGGTGGCGAGCGCCGACATCAAGGCCCTGACGATGGTGCCGGGCATCGGCCAGAAGGGCGCGCAGCGCATCGTGCTCGAACTCAAGGACAAGCTCGGCGCGCCGGCCGGAGCCGTCGACGCCGCGCTGAACGGCTCGGCCGCCGCGCCGGCCTGGCGCGACCAGGTCCACTCCGGGCTGGTGGGGCTCGGCTACTCCTCCCGCGACGCCGACGATGCGGTGGCGGCGGTGACCGCGGAGGCCGAGGCGGAGGTCGCGGCCGGCCGCGCCCCGCAGGTGGCCGTGCTGCTGAAGTCCGCGCTGCGCGCGCTGAGCGTGCGATGA
- a CDS encoding MarR family winged helix-turn-helix transcriptional regulator has product MTTDDTGRLAEALSRELRHIVMLLRRTTAGQPVTSQQYSVLGSLEAGARRMTELAEEHGVQLPTMSVQVNRLEEAGLVARGTDASDARVRTVELTGEGRDRLRAVRQSRVAYLSGRLDTLTPEERSAIARALPALAKLGRGTV; this is encoded by the coding sequence ATGACGACCGACGACACCGGGCGGCTCGCCGAGGCCCTGTCACGCGAGCTGCGCCACATCGTGATGCTGCTCCGCCGTACGACGGCGGGGCAGCCGGTCACCAGCCAGCAGTACTCCGTGCTCGGTTCCCTGGAGGCCGGCGCGCGCCGGATGACCGAGCTGGCCGAGGAGCACGGCGTGCAGCTCCCGACGATGAGCGTGCAGGTCAACCGCCTCGAGGAGGCCGGCCTGGTCGCGCGGGGCACCGACGCCTCCGACGCGCGGGTGCGCACCGTCGAGCTGACCGGCGAGGGCCGCGACCGCCTCCGGGCCGTACGGCAGTCGCGGGTCGCCTACCTGTCCGGACGGCTGGACACACTGACCCCCGAGGAGCGCTCGGCCATCGCCCGCGCCCTTCCCGCCCTGGCCAAGCTGGGCCGGGGGACCGTCTGA
- a CDS encoding GNAT family N-acetyltransferase has translation MEIRHLTSDDLDAVLDSRRRAFGPLSGDGAQTWRKLVSPMLPEGRYLGAFDGARLVGTARINPYVQWWHGRPQSMGGVAGVTVAPEDRGRGVGRTLMDAVIERCAQLGHAVSALYPATTPLYRSAGYEHAGVLQRITLPAEALRTVGDPGGAVKLRRMGPADAADLVALIGRVHAATRASGPLSFDERTWRLWLEDDDDFCYLAEDGFVVYRWSDGDIEVDNLLAGSEATARALWSMVGSASSVAKSVTACVDPADPVLWMLRERSKDEVAQTRWMFRLIDLPAAVGGRGFPAGVSAEIPVEVTDSRRPGNTGAWLLRVDGGSGSATRRDAVPGESTRLTIGGMSALFAGVSTATLRRAGLLTGGSPEADDALDAAFGCAAYMIDYF, from the coding sequence GTGGAAATCCGTCATCTTACGAGCGACGACCTGGACGCCGTCCTCGACTCCCGCAGACGCGCCTTCGGCCCGTTGTCCGGCGACGGCGCGCAGACGTGGCGCAAGCTCGTCTCCCCGATGCTGCCCGAGGGCCGCTACCTGGGCGCCTTCGACGGCGCCCGCCTGGTGGGCACGGCCAGGATCAACCCGTATGTCCAGTGGTGGCACGGCCGCCCGCAGTCGATGGGCGGCGTGGCGGGCGTGACGGTGGCGCCGGAGGACCGCGGCAGGGGCGTGGGCCGGACGCTCATGGACGCGGTGATCGAGCGCTGCGCGCAGCTCGGCCACGCGGTCTCCGCGCTGTACCCGGCCACCACGCCGCTGTACCGGAGCGCGGGCTACGAGCACGCCGGCGTGCTCCAGCGGATCACCCTGCCCGCGGAGGCGCTGCGGACGGTGGGCGACCCCGGAGGCGCGGTCAAGCTGCGCCGGATGGGCCCGGCCGACGCGGCCGATCTCGTGGCCCTGATCGGCAGGGTGCACGCCGCCACGCGCGCGAGCGGGCCGCTGTCCTTCGACGAGCGGACCTGGCGGCTGTGGCTCGAGGACGACGACGACTTCTGCTACCTGGCCGAGGACGGGTTCGTCGTCTACCGGTGGAGCGACGGGGACATCGAGGTCGACAACCTGCTCGCCGGGTCGGAGGCGACGGCCCGGGCCCTGTGGTCGATGGTCGGCAGCGCGTCGTCGGTCGCGAAGTCGGTGACCGCCTGCGTCGACCCGGCCGACCCGGTGCTCTGGATGCTGCGGGAGCGGTCGAAGGACGAGGTCGCCCAGACCCGGTGGATGTTCCGGCTGATCGACCTGCCCGCGGCGGTCGGGGGGCGCGGTTTCCCCGCCGGGGTGTCCGCCGAGATCCCCGTCGAGGTGACCGACTCCCGGCGCCCCGGCAACACGGGCGCCTGGCTGCTGCGGGTGGACGGCGGCTCCGGCTCCGCGACGCGCCGGGACGCCGTGCCCGGGGAGAGCACCCGGCTCACGATCGGCGGCATGTCCGCGCTGTTCGCCGGCGTCTCCACGGCCACGCTCCGCCGCGCCGGCCTGCTGACCGGCGGCTCTCCCGAGGCCGACGACGCGCTGGACGCCGCCTTCGGCTGCGCCGCGTACATGATCGACTACTTCTGA
- the secD gene encoding protein translocase subunit SecD — protein sequence MLILVMGATVALQKAFVPKFGLDLAGGTTVTLSPVLANGKAPSQESLDRAVTIIRQRVNGTGISDAQVAKANDNIVIQIPGAGRDEALRLVSTTAELRMRQVLAVAAATNQPAEVPTAAPTPSSSAAATPAATASESTPARQSAAPSGNASPAGRALSKALTAPSPDPSTSTRATTHRRAGAGAARAKASPSPSAAASPSPTAAPDDAGDPLAGQDTSGIDPALLDEFRKIDCTAKNRGQGALDDPNKQIVACSDDGTARYILDKAAVQGTEISGAQAGTDPTTGEWIVQVDFKSRGATLFADITRRITSLPAPRNQLANVLDGVVIVAPTIEEAIPGGSARISGSFTQKTATELADQLKYGALPLKFQQSSVVSVSSTLGQDQLRGGLIAGALGLIVVVFYLLLYYRGLGLIGMASLAVATVFTYLTVDVLSHNAGFRLSLPHIIGLVVSIGITADSFIVYFERIRDEIKEGRRTLRSAVEVAWRRARRTILVADAVMFIAAVVLYFLAVGDVAGFAFAMGLTTLIDIVVVFLFTKPLMSLVARLRFFSKGHKLSGLDAERMGRTSPAEQTLQEA from the coding sequence GTGCTCATCCTCGTCATGGGCGCGACGGTCGCCCTCCAGAAGGCGTTCGTCCCCAAGTTCGGCCTCGACCTCGCGGGCGGCACCACGGTGACGCTCTCGCCGGTCCTGGCGAACGGGAAGGCGCCGTCGCAGGAGAGCCTCGACCGAGCCGTGACGATCATCCGGCAGCGCGTCAACGGCACCGGCATCTCCGACGCCCAGGTCGCGAAGGCGAACGACAACATCGTGATCCAGATCCCGGGCGCGGGCCGGGACGAGGCGTTGCGGCTGGTGTCGACCACCGCGGAGCTGCGCATGCGGCAGGTGCTCGCGGTGGCCGCCGCCACGAACCAGCCGGCCGAGGTGCCCACGGCGGCGCCCACGCCGAGCTCGTCGGCGGCGGCGACGCCCGCGGCCACTGCGAGTGAGTCGACGCCCGCCAGGCAGAGCGCGGCTCCCAGCGGGAACGCCTCTCCGGCGGGCCGCGCCCTGTCGAAGGCGCTGACCGCGCCGTCCCCGGACCCGAGCACCTCGACGAGGGCCACGACCCATCGCAGGGCCGGCGCGGGGGCCGCCCGGGCCAAGGCCTCGCCCTCGCCCTCGGCCGCTGCGAGCCCGTCGCCGACGGCCGCTCCGGACGACGCCGGCGACCCACTTGCCGGTCAGGACACCAGCGGCATCGACCCGGCGCTGCTCGACGAGTTCCGCAAGATCGACTGCACCGCGAAGAACCGCGGCCAGGGCGCCCTCGACGACCCGAACAAGCAGATCGTCGCCTGCAGCGACGACGGTACGGCCCGGTACATCCTGGACAAGGCCGCGGTGCAGGGCACCGAGATCAGCGGCGCGCAGGCGGGCACCGACCCCACCACCGGTGAGTGGATCGTCCAGGTCGACTTCAAGTCGAGGGGCGCGACGCTGTTCGCCGACATCACCCGGCGCATCACCAGCCTGCCCGCCCCGCGCAACCAGCTCGCCAACGTGCTGGACGGCGTCGTCATCGTCGCTCCGACGATCGAGGAGGCCATCCCCGGCGGCAGCGCCCGCATCTCCGGCAGCTTCACCCAGAAGACCGCGACCGAACTGGCCGACCAGCTCAAGTACGGCGCGCTGCCGCTGAAGTTCCAGCAGAGCTCGGTCGTCTCGGTCTCCTCGACCCTCGGCCAGGACCAGCTCAGGGGCGGCCTCATCGCCGGCGCGCTCGGTCTGATCGTCGTCGTGTTCTACCTGCTGCTCTACTACCGCGGTCTGGGGCTCATCGGCATGGCCAGCCTGGCCGTGGCCACCGTGTTCACCTACCTGACGGTGGACGTGCTCAGCCACAACGCCGGCTTCCGGCTCTCGCTGCCGCACATCATCGGTCTGGTGGTCTCGATCGGCATCACCGCGGACTCGTTCATCGTCTACTTCGAACGGATTCGCGACGAGATCAAGGAGGGCCGCCGCACGCTGCGCTCGGCGGTGGAGGTGGCCTGGCGGCGCGCCCGGCGGACCATCCTGGTCGCCGACGCCGTCATGTTCATCGCCGCGGTGGTGCTCTACTTCCTCGCGGTCGGCGACGTGGCCGGCTTCGCGTTCGCGATGGGCCTGACCACGCTCATCGACATCGTGGTGGTGTTCCTGTTCACCAAGCCGCTGATGTCCCTCGTGGCGCGGTTGCGGTTCTTCTCGAAGGGCCACAAGCTGTCCGGACTCGACGCGGAGCGCATGGGCCGCACCAGCCCCGCCGAGCAGACCCTGCAGGAGGCGTGA
- the secF gene encoding protein translocase subunit SecF produces MPGVISRLYRGDINIDFVGKRKVWYGLSVFLLAVSILGLVLNGLNLGVEFRGGSVFDFTRTPGSSIEQVRETVADAGVHQVIVQQAGPNWRVTTESLQGEEVTKVQQTVAKKYGITEDEVSSQVIGATWGGEVSQKAWIGLAVFMIAIMLYLSVAFEWRMALAAIVALVHDLVITAGVYAWSGFEVTPATMLGFLTILGYSLYDAVVVFDMIKEVTGKLGTSAKMTYTQAANNALSHTLIRSLNTSLVAILPVAAILFIGTTLLGAGTLKDLSLALFVGMVVGTYSSLCVATPILVTLKEREPKWQALAQRVHAKEAAAAKAARTAKEPVSAGSQNVTAQATDKRKKR; encoded by the coding sequence ATGCCGGGAGTGATCAGCCGCCTCTACCGCGGCGACATCAACATCGACTTCGTCGGCAAGCGCAAGGTCTGGTACGGCCTGTCGGTGTTCCTGCTGGCCGTCTCCATCCTGGGCCTGGTGCTGAACGGGCTGAACCTGGGCGTGGAGTTCCGCGGCGGCTCTGTCTTCGACTTCACGCGCACGCCCGGCTCCAGCATCGAGCAGGTCCGCGAGACCGTCGCGGACGCCGGAGTCCACCAGGTCATCGTGCAGCAGGCCGGCCCGAACTGGCGGGTCACCACCGAGAGCCTCCAGGGCGAGGAGGTGACCAAGGTCCAGCAGACGGTGGCCAAGAAGTACGGCATCACGGAGGACGAGGTCAGCTCGCAGGTCATCGGCGCGACCTGGGGTGGCGAGGTCTCCCAGAAGGCCTGGATCGGCCTCGCGGTCTTCATGATCGCGATCATGCTGTACCTGTCGGTGGCCTTCGAGTGGCGGATGGCCCTCGCGGCGATCGTCGCCCTCGTCCACGACCTCGTGATCACCGCGGGCGTCTACGCCTGGTCGGGCTTCGAGGTCACCCCGGCGACCATGCTCGGCTTCCTCACGATCCTCGGCTACTCGCTGTACGACGCGGTCGTGGTCTTCGACATGATCAAGGAGGTCACCGGCAAGCTCGGCACGAGCGCGAAGATGACCTACACGCAGGCCGCCAACAACGCGCTCAGCCACACGCTGATCCGGTCGCTGAACACTTCGCTGGTGGCGATCCTTCCGGTGGCGGCGATCCTGTTCATCGGCACCACGCTGCTCGGCGCCGGCACGCTGAAGGACCTGTCGCTGGCCCTGTTCGTCGGCATGGTCGTCGGCACCTACTCGTCCCTGTGCGTGGCGACGCCGATCCTGGTCACGCTCAAGGAGCGGGAGCCTAAGTGGCAGGCGCTGGCCCAGCGGGTGCACGCCAAGGAGGCCGCCGCCGCCAAGGCCGCCCGTACGGCCAAGGAGCCCGTCTCCGCCGGCTCGCAGAACGTCACCGCGCAGGCCACGGACAAGCGCAAGAAGCGCTGA
- the yajC gene encoding preprotein translocase subunit YajC, protein MGNNPLGTFLPLILLVVVFYFLLIRPQRKRQQEQIQMQNSLTPGVRVMTTTGLFATVVALEDDDVVLELAPGVETRWVKAAIGRVLTPVDEVTSGEAEGTVAESSDTGNGDDTSTKQS, encoded by the coding sequence GTGGGTAACAACCCGCTTGGGACGTTCCTGCCACTGATCTTGCTGGTAGTGGTTTTCTACTTCCTCCTGATCCGCCCGCAGCGCAAGCGGCAGCAGGAGCAGATCCAGATGCAGAACTCCCTCACCCCGGGCGTCCGGGTCATGACCACGACCGGCCTGTTCGCGACGGTCGTCGCCCTCGAGGACGACGACGTCGTGCTGGAGCTGGCCCCCGGCGTCGAGACCCGCTGGGTCAAGGCGGCGATCGGCCGGGTGCTCACTCCTGTCGACGAGGTGACGAGCGGGGAGGCCGAGGGGACCGTGGCGGAAAGTTCCGACACGGGGAACGGTGACGACACGAGCACCAAGCAGTCCTGA